A region of Pirellulales bacterium DNA encodes the following proteins:
- a CDS encoding IS5 family transposase: protein MRGEDQGSEGFFSYLRLETRIPADHPLRAIRDLVDAALAELSRAFGKLYARDGRPSIPPERLLRALLLQAFYTVRSERQLMEQLDYNLLFRWFVGLSADDAVWDATVFCKNRDRLLDGDIAAKFMVRVLNLPQVRRLLSSEHFSVDGTLIEAWASMKSFVPKDDSSNPPSAKSGGGRNAERDFHGEKRKNDTHSSSTDPDARLFRKGAGKEAKLCHMGHLLTENRNGLIVEARLTEASGTAERTTALAMIKHTAKPGSTVGGDKNYDTADFVAGCRQRGCTPHVSQNDTNRRSAIDARTTRHPGYRISTIKRKRIEECFGWIKTVGGLRKTRHRGRGLVEWFFVLTAIAYNLVRIPKLLAATG from the coding sequence CGAAGATCAAGGATCGGAAGGCTTTTTCAGTTACCTGCGGTTGGAGACGCGGATACCCGCCGATCATCCGTTGCGGGCGATCCGCGACCTTGTTGACGCGGCGTTGGCGGAGTTGTCGCGGGCCTTTGGCAAGCTCTATGCGCGCGACGGCCGACCGTCGATCCCGCCGGAGCGGCTGCTGCGGGCGCTGTTGCTGCAGGCGTTCTACACGGTGCGCTCGGAACGGCAGTTGATGGAGCAGCTCGACTATAATTTGTTGTTCCGCTGGTTCGTCGGATTGTCGGCGGACGATGCGGTGTGGGATGCGACGGTGTTCTGTAAGAACCGCGACCGGCTGCTCGACGGCGATATCGCGGCCAAGTTCATGGTCCGCGTGCTGAACCTGCCGCAGGTTCGCCGCCTGCTGTCGAGCGAGCACTTTTCGGTCGACGGCACGCTGATCGAGGCCTGGGCCAGCATGAAGAGTTTTGTGCCGAAGGATGACAGCAGCAATCCGCCATCCGCCAAGAGCGGCGGCGGCCGCAATGCCGAACGCGACTTCCACGGCGAAAAACGCAAGAACGACACGCATTCTTCGAGCACCGACCCCGATGCCCGGCTGTTCCGAAAGGGCGCCGGCAAGGAGGCCAAACTCTGCCACATGGGGCACCTGCTGACGGAGAATAGGAACGGGCTGATCGTCGAGGCGCGGCTGACCGAGGCCAGCGGCACCGCCGAGCGCACCACTGCGCTCGCCATGATCAAGCACACTGCCAAGCCCGGCAGCACGGTGGGCGGCGACAAGAACTACGACACCGCCGACTTCGTCGCCGGCTGTCGCCAGCGCGGCTGCACGCCGCATGTCTCGCAGAACGATACCAACCGCCGCTCGGCGATCGATGCGCGCACCACCCGGCACCCCGGCTATCGCATCAGCACGATCAAGCGCAAACGAATCGAAGAATGCTTCGGCTGGATCAAGACGGTCGGCGGCCTGCGCAAGACCCGGCATCGTGGCCGCGGTCTGGTCGAGTGGTTCTTCGTTCTCACCGCGATCGCCTACAATCTCGTTCGCATCCCGAAACTGCTGGCGGCAACGGGATGA